The following coding sequences lie in one Variovorax terrae genomic window:
- a CDS encoding zinc-dependent peptidase codes for MFGWLRRRRRQHAARPLPEALWQSTLARYPFLGRLSTPELARLRTLAGEFLGSKEFHGAQGFAITDEVAAAVAVQACLPVLYLGLDWYDDFVGIVIQPGEVVARRTVMDEQGVVHHYDEVLSGEAMDRGPVMLSWPDVADAGASADAGYNVVIHEFAHKIDMRDGLPDGCPPLPAGFLGAPSARAARSAWLAVMQREYEAFREKTIIAERFGGEPTWLDPYGAQSIDEFFAVACEAYFVNRERFAGEFAALLPLLDGFFKPNQP; via the coding sequence ATGTTCGGCTGGCTGCGCCGGCGCCGCCGGCAGCACGCGGCGCGCCCCCTGCCCGAGGCGCTGTGGCAGTCCACGCTGGCGCGCTACCCGTTCCTGGGCCGGCTCTCCACGCCCGAGCTGGCGCGCCTGCGCACGCTCGCCGGCGAATTCCTGGGCAGCAAGGAATTCCACGGCGCGCAGGGCTTCGCCATCACGGATGAAGTGGCCGCGGCCGTGGCCGTGCAGGCCTGCCTGCCGGTGCTCTACCTCGGGCTCGACTGGTACGACGATTTCGTCGGCATCGTGATCCAGCCGGGCGAGGTGGTGGCGCGCCGCACCGTGATGGATGAGCAAGGCGTGGTGCACCACTACGACGAGGTGCTCAGCGGCGAAGCGATGGACCGCGGCCCGGTGATGCTGAGCTGGCCCGACGTGGCCGACGCGGGCGCCTCGGCCGACGCGGGCTACAACGTGGTGATCCACGAGTTCGCCCACAAGATCGACATGCGCGACGGCCTGCCCGACGGCTGCCCGCCGCTGCCTGCCGGCTTTCTGGGCGCGCCCTCCGCGCGGGCGGCGCGCAGCGCGTGGCTGGCCGTGATGCAGCGCGAGTACGAGGCCTTCCGCGAAAAGACCATCATCGCCGAGCGCTTCGGCGGCGAGCCAACCTGGCTCGACCCCTACGGCGCGCAGTCGATCGACGAGTTCTTCGCCGTGGCCTGCGAGGCCTACTTCGTGAACCGCGAGCGCTTCGCCGGCGAGTTTGCGGCGCTGCTGCCGCTGCTGGACGGGTTTTTCAAGCCCAATCAGCCGTAG
- a CDS encoding L,D-transpeptidase family protein produces MKRASPAIFLIAFSLLAAVPPAQAAKKRKPPSAAQAARPAPAKRVARDGEAEARLIAVYKLVGQARGREALAQAESLVKDHPNFQLAQLVYGDLLAARARPVRMLGDVPDTTAHAAAPLLAELREESQLRLKALRERPPAGAIPSQFLALSPRNKHAIAVDASRARLYLFENTDTGLKLIADYYVSVGKSGIEKSVEGDLRTPLGVYFVMSNLDPKSLKDFYGAGALPINYPNPYDMKRGKTGSGIWLHGTPPSQFARAPKATDGCVALTNPDLQRIIDTVEVRTTPVIIAPQLHWVPPQSTQAEGKTFENTLQAWRTTKASGDMSRLLSFYTPDFNSYGKTLAEWTPVLKGELDRTRGRDIVLKDLSYLRWTDSADTMVVTFGEVAEGARSGPTKRQYWVRQGSQWKIFFEGVIG; encoded by the coding sequence ATGAAACGGGCATCACCAGCTATATTTTTGATAGCGTTCTCGCTGCTGGCGGCCGTGCCGCCCGCGCAGGCCGCCAAGAAGCGCAAGCCGCCGTCCGCCGCGCAGGCCGCGCGCCCCGCACCGGCGAAGCGCGTGGCTCGCGACGGCGAGGCCGAGGCCCGCCTGATCGCGGTCTACAAGCTGGTCGGCCAGGCCCGCGGGCGCGAGGCGCTGGCCCAGGCCGAAAGCCTGGTGAAGGACCACCCGAACTTCCAGCTCGCGCAACTGGTCTACGGCGACCTGCTGGCCGCGCGGGCCCGCCCGGTGCGCATGCTGGGCGACGTGCCCGACACCACGGCACACGCCGCCGCGCCCCTGCTGGCCGAGCTGCGCGAGGAGTCGCAGCTGCGGCTCAAGGCGCTGCGCGAGCGGCCGCCCGCGGGCGCGATCCCCTCGCAGTTCCTGGCGCTGTCGCCGCGCAACAAGCATGCGATCGCGGTGGATGCCTCGCGCGCGCGGCTGTACCTGTTCGAGAACACCGACACCGGCCTCAAGCTGATCGCCGACTACTACGTTTCCGTCGGCAAGTCCGGCATCGAGAAGTCGGTCGAGGGCGACCTGCGCACGCCGCTGGGCGTGTACTTCGTGATGAGCAACCTCGACCCGAAATCGCTCAAGGATTTCTACGGCGCGGGTGCGCTGCCCATCAACTACCCCAACCCCTACGACATGAAGCGCGGCAAGACCGGCAGCGGCATCTGGCTGCATGGCACGCCTCCCAGCCAGTTCGCGCGCGCGCCCAAGGCCACCGACGGCTGCGTGGCGCTGACCAACCCGGACCTGCAGCGCATCATCGACACCGTGGAGGTGCGCACCACGCCGGTGATCATCGCCCCGCAGCTGCACTGGGTGCCGCCGCAGAGCACGCAGGCCGAAGGCAAGACCTTCGAGAACACGCTGCAGGCCTGGCGCACCACCAAGGCCAGCGGCGACATGTCGCGGCTGCTGAGCTTCTACACGCCCGACTTCAACAGCTACGGCAAGACGCTGGCCGAGTGGACGCCGGTGCTCAAGGGCGAGCTCGACCGCACGCGCGGGCGCGACATCGTGCTCAAGGACCTGTCCTACCTGCGCTGGACCGACAGCGCCGATACCATGGTGGTAACCTTCGGCGAGGTCGCCGAGGGCGCCAGATCGGGCCCCACCAAGCGCCAGTACTGGGTGCGCCAGGGCAGCCAGTGGAAGATATTCTTTGAAGGAGTGATTGGATGA
- a CDS encoding peptidylprolyl isomerase translates to MTGIARRAVLAAASLALCATAIAAPGAPKVKFSTSMGDFTVEVYPDKAPKTVENFLQYVKDKHYDGTVFHRVIDGFMVQGGGFDAKMAEKKTRPPIAHEGREALAKGLKNQVGYLAMARTGDPNSASAQFFINVKDNAFLDPTPIPPGDPVPKFEYGGRTYENVPRANLVNAPQLFGYTVFGKVVSGMDVVNKIKGVPTSTQGPHENVPVTPVFIKQAVLLK, encoded by the coding sequence ATGACAGGCATTGCACGCCGCGCCGTTCTGGCCGCCGCTTCGCTGGCGCTGTGCGCCACCGCCATCGCGGCGCCAGGCGCCCCGAAGGTGAAGTTCAGCACCTCGATGGGCGACTTCACGGTCGAGGTCTATCCCGACAAGGCCCCGAAGACGGTGGAGAACTTCCTGCAGTACGTGAAGGACAAGCACTACGACGGCACGGTGTTCCACCGCGTGATCGACGGCTTCATGGTGCAGGGCGGCGGCTTCGACGCCAAGATGGCCGAGAAGAAGACCCGCCCGCCCATCGCCCATGAGGGACGCGAGGCGCTGGCCAAGGGCCTGAAAAACCAGGTCGGCTACCTTGCCATGGCCCGCACCGGCGACCCGAACTCGGCCAGCGCGCAGTTCTTCATCAACGTCAAGGACAACGCCTTCCTCGACCCCACCCCGATCCCGCCCGGCGACCCGGTGCCCAAGTTCGAGTACGGCGGCCGCACCTACGAGAACGTGCCGCGCGCCAACCTCGTCAACGCGCCGCAGCTCTTCGGCTACACCGTGTTCGGCAAGGTGGTGAGCGGCATGGACGTGGTCAACAAGATCAAGGGCGTGCCCACCTCGACCCAGGGCCCGCACGAGAACGTGCCGGTCACGCCCGTCTTCATCAAGCAGGCGGTGCTCCTCAAGTAA
- a CDS encoding peptidylprolyl isomerase produces MANPKVELHIVDFGVITLELDQDKAPKSVANFLSYVNKGHYDKTIFHRVIPGFMVQGGGFEPGMTQKPTDAPIDNEANNGLKNDNYTVAMARTNAPHSATAQFFINVADNGFLNHTAPSAQGWGYAVFGKVVGGADVVDKIKAVQTGRKGFHDDVPKEDVVIDKAVAL; encoded by the coding sequence ATGGCCAACCCCAAAGTAGAACTGCACATCGTCGACTTCGGCGTCATCACCCTCGAACTGGACCAGGACAAGGCGCCCAAGTCGGTCGCCAACTTCCTGAGCTACGTCAACAAGGGCCACTACGACAAGACCATCTTCCACCGCGTGATCCCGGGCTTCATGGTCCAGGGCGGCGGCTTCGAGCCCGGCATGACGCAAAAGCCCACCGACGCGCCGATCGACAACGAGGCCAACAACGGCCTGAAGAACGACAACTACACCGTGGCCATGGCGCGCACCAACGCGCCGCACTCGGCCACCGCGCAGTTCTTCATCAACGTGGCCGACAACGGCTTCCTCAACCACACCGCGCCCTCGGCGCAGGGCTGGGGCTACGCGGTGTTCGGCAAGGTGGTGGGCGGCGCCGACGTGGTCGACAAGATCAAGGCCGTCCAGACCGGCCGCAAGGGCTTCCACGACGACGTGCCGAAGGAAGACGTCGTCATCGACAAGGCCGTCGCGCTCTGA
- a CDS encoding acetyl-CoA carboxylase carboxyltransferase subunit alpha translates to MAKRTFLDFEQPIAELETKIEELRYVQTESAVDISEEIDQLSKKSQQLTKDIYSDLTPWQITKIARHAERPYTLDYVNEIFTDFVELHGDRHFSDDLSIVGGLARFNGTACMVIGHQKGRDTKERGLRNFGMSKPEGYRKALRLMKTAEKFKLPVFTFVDTPGAYPGIDAEERGQSEAIGRNIFEMAQLEVPIITTIIGEGGSGGALAISVGDQVLMLQYSIYSVISPEGCASILWKTSSRAEDAADALGITAHRLKALGLVDKIVNEPVGGAHRDHKQMAAFLKRALNDAWRQLGDLKVKELLERRYERLQSYGRFTDTKADSK, encoded by the coding sequence TTGGCGAAACGAACCTTCCTCGATTTCGAGCAGCCGATCGCGGAGCTCGAGACCAAGATCGAAGAACTGCGCTACGTGCAGACCGAGTCGGCGGTCGACATTTCGGAAGAAATCGACCAGCTCAGCAAGAAGAGCCAGCAGCTCACCAAGGACATCTACAGCGACCTCACGCCGTGGCAGATCACCAAGATCGCGCGCCACGCCGAGCGGCCCTACACGCTGGACTACGTGAACGAAATCTTCACCGACTTCGTGGAGCTGCACGGCGACCGCCACTTTTCCGACGACCTCAGCATCGTCGGCGGGCTGGCGCGCTTCAACGGCACGGCCTGCATGGTGATCGGCCACCAGAAGGGGCGCGACACCAAGGAGCGCGGCCTGCGCAACTTCGGCATGAGCAAGCCCGAGGGCTACCGCAAGGCGCTGCGCCTCATGAAGACCGCCGAGAAGTTCAAGCTGCCGGTGTTCACCTTCGTCGACACGCCGGGCGCCTACCCCGGCATCGACGCCGAGGAGCGCGGGCAATCGGAGGCCATCGGCCGCAACATCTTCGAGATGGCCCAGCTCGAAGTGCCCATCATCACCACCATCATCGGCGAAGGCGGCTCCGGCGGCGCGCTGGCGATCTCGGTGGGCGACCAGGTGCTGATGCTGCAGTACTCCATCTACTCGGTGATCAGCCCCGAAGGCTGCGCCTCCATCCTCTGGAAAACCAGCAGCCGCGCGGAAGACGCCGCCGACGCGCTGGGCATCACGGCGCACCGCCTCAAGGCGCTGGGCCTGGTGGACAAGATCGTCAACGAGCCGGTCGGCGGCGCCCACCGCGACCACAAGCAGATGGCCGCCTTCCTCAAGCGCGCGCTCAACGACGCCTGGCGCCAGCTCGGCGACCTCAAGGTCAAGGAGCTGCTGGAGCGCCGCTACGAACGGCTGCAAAGCTATGGGCGCTTCACCGACACGAAGGCGGACAGCAAGTAG
- a CDS encoding YybH family protein: MSNARPLFPKTLRLLALAAALAASAAVQADDYGDVNQLVRSGKLAEAMTKAEQYLAAKPRDPQMRFLKGVIQTESGKPADAIGTFTKLTEDYPELPEPYNNLAVLYASQSQYDKARAALEMAIRTNPSYATAHENLGDVYAKLASQAYSKALQLDSGNTGVQPKLALIRDLFAPAGKGASAKPAAAPAPTPAPTPAPAVATPAPAKAPAAAPAAAPAPAPAPAPAAAPAAAPASGAEKDVEAAVQAWATAWSAKDMAAYLGAYGKEFDPPGKQTRKAWEDERRARIVGKSRISVKLNNLSVAVNGGKATARFKQDYNADALSVSSRKTLDLVKAGDRWVIVKESTGG, from the coding sequence ATGTCCAATGCCCGCCCCCTTTTCCCGAAAACCCTGCGTCTGCTGGCCCTGGCCGCCGCGCTGGCCGCCTCGGCCGCCGTGCAGGCTGACGACTACGGCGACGTGAACCAGCTGGTGCGCTCGGGCAAGCTGGCCGAGGCCATGACCAAGGCCGAGCAGTACCTCGCCGCCAAGCCGCGCGACCCGCAGATGCGCTTTCTCAAGGGCGTGATCCAGACCGAGTCCGGCAAGCCGGCCGATGCGATCGGCACCTTCACCAAGCTCACAGAAGACTACCCCGAGCTGCCCGAGCCCTACAACAACCTGGCCGTGCTGTACGCCAGCCAGAGCCAGTACGACAAGGCCCGCGCCGCGCTCGAGATGGCGATCCGCACCAACCCGAGCTATGCCACCGCGCACGAGAACCTGGGCGACGTCTACGCCAAGCTGGCCAGCCAGGCCTACAGCAAGGCGCTGCAGCTCGACAGCGGCAACACCGGCGTGCAGCCCAAGCTGGCGCTGATCCGCGACCTGTTCGCCCCGGCCGGCAAGGGCGCCAGCGCCAAGCCTGCCGCCGCCCCGGCCCCAACCCCTGCGCCCACCCCGGCACCGGCGGTAGCCACGCCGGCGCCCGCCAAGGCCCCGGCCGCGGCGCCTGCGGCCGCACCCGCCCCGGCGCCTGCCCCCGCACCGGCGGCCGCGCCGGCCGCAGCCCCCGCCAGCGGCGCCGAGAAGGATGTGGAAGCCGCCGTGCAGGCCTGGGCCACGGCCTGGTCGGCCAAGGACATGGCGGCCTACCTGGGCGCCTACGGCAAGGAATTCGATCCGCCCGGCAAGCAGACGCGCAAGGCCTGGGAAGACGAGCGCCGCGCGCGCATCGTGGGCAAGTCGCGCATCAGCGTGAAGCTCAACAACCTGTCGGTCGCGGTCAATGGCGGCAAGGCCACGGCCCGCTTCAAGCAGGACTACAACGCCGATGCGCTCTCGGTGTCCAGCCGCAAGACGCTGGACCTCGTGAAGGCCGGCGACCGCTGGGTCATCGTCAAGGAATCGACCGGCGGCTGA
- the tilS gene encoding tRNA lysidine(34) synthetase TilS: MNTAFSDAMRAFAPSLPLAVAFSGGADSTALLVACAERWPQQVRAVHVHHGLQAAADDFERQCVSLCAQLNVPLAVRRVQARHAPGDSPEAAARQARYEAFRAAVQQDWAHDAVHDIAIAQHADDQAETLLLALSRGAGLPGLAAMPARWVRDDVTYHRPLLGVPGAEVRAWLAARGVPWVEDPTNADEQFTRNRIRARLLPALDAAFPQFRSTFARSAAHAAQAQELLDEVAAQDLAQAGLPPAIARVQGFTRARQANLLRHWLRRAHGQQPSAAQLQELLDQVAACTTRGHRLRIKVGTGRVERRGEVLDFVPSGEP; the protein is encoded by the coding sequence ATGAACACGGCCTTTTCCGACGCGATGCGCGCCTTCGCGCCCTCGCTGCCGCTGGCCGTGGCCTTCAGCGGCGGGGCCGATTCCACCGCCTTGCTCGTGGCCTGCGCAGAACGCTGGCCGCAGCAGGTGAGGGCGGTCCACGTTCACCACGGCCTGCAGGCGGCGGCTGACGATTTCGAGCGGCAATGCGTGAGCCTGTGCGCGCAGTTGAACGTGCCGCTGGCCGTGAGGCGCGTCCAGGCGCGCCATGCGCCGGGCGACAGTCCCGAGGCAGCAGCCCGCCAGGCGCGCTACGAGGCGTTTCGCGCCGCCGTCCAGCAGGACTGGGCGCACGATGCCGTCCACGACATCGCCATTGCGCAGCATGCCGACGACCAGGCCGAGACCCTGCTGCTGGCGCTGTCGCGCGGCGCCGGCTTGCCGGGGCTGGCCGCGATGCCGGCGCGCTGGGTGCGCGACGACGTCACCTACCACCGGCCGCTGCTGGGTGTGCCCGGCGCCGAAGTGCGGGCCTGGCTGGCCGCGCGCGGCGTGCCCTGGGTGGAAGACCCTACGAATGCCGACGAGCAGTTCACGCGCAACCGCATCCGGGCGCGCCTGCTGCCGGCGCTGGACGCGGCGTTCCCGCAGTTCCGGAGCACCTTCGCGCGCAGCGCGGCGCATGCGGCGCAGGCGCAGGAACTGCTGGACGAAGTGGCCGCGCAGGACCTGGCGCAGGCCGGCCTGCCGCCCGCGATCGCGCGCGTGCAGGGCTTCACGCGCGCGCGCCAGGCCAATCTGCTGCGCCACTGGCTGAGAAGGGCGCATGGCCAGCAGCCCAGTGCGGCCCAGTTGCAGGAACTGCTTGACCAGGTGGCGGCCTGCACCACGCGCGGGCACCGGCTGCGCATCAAGGTGGGCACGGGGCGCGTCGAACGCCGGGGCGAGGTGCTGGACTTTGTCCCGAGCGGGGAGCCGTGA
- a CDS encoding peptidylprolyl isomerase, protein MTTAALTPPPAALPPAVSGAPRVRLGTSMGDIVFELYPDKAPQSVENFLQYVREHQYEGTVFHRVIDGFMIQGGGFTADLREKSTRAPIPLEAANGLRNERGTLAMARTSNPHSATAQFFINVRDNEALNAKGAADGYAVFGRVIAGMDVVDSIRTVPTASRSPYHNVPVTPVVINTATLEK, encoded by the coding sequence GTGACCACGGCCGCGCTGACGCCCCCGCCCGCCGCCCTGCCGCCGGCCGTGAGCGGCGCGCCGCGCGTGCGCCTGGGCACCTCCATGGGCGACATCGTGTTCGAACTCTATCCCGACAAGGCGCCCCAGAGCGTGGAGAACTTCCTGCAGTACGTGCGCGAGCACCAGTACGAAGGCACGGTCTTCCACCGCGTGATCGACGGCTTCATGATCCAGGGCGGCGGTTTCACGGCCGACCTGCGGGAGAAGAGCACGCGTGCGCCCATCCCGCTGGAAGCCGCCAACGGCCTGCGCAACGAGCGCGGCACCCTGGCCATGGCACGCACCAGCAACCCCCATTCCGCCACGGCGCAGTTCTTCATCAATGTCAGGGACAATGAGGCCCTGAACGCCAAGGGCGCGGCGGACGGCTACGCGGTGTTCGGCCGCGTGATCGCGGGCATGGACGTGGTGGACAGCATCCGCACCGTCCCCACCGCCAGCCGCTCGCCCTACCACAACGTGCCGGTCACACCGGTCGTCATCAACACAGCCACTCTGGAGAAATGA
- the cysS gene encoding cysteine--tRNA ligase: protein MSLRIYNTLSRALEEFSPLETGHVRMYVCGMTVYDLCHVGHARSMVAFDVVQRWLRASGLRVTYVRNITDIEDKIIRRAVENGESIKSLTGRMIDEMYRDADALGVERPTHDPRATDYVPQMLDMVQTLQDKGLAYATESGDVNYAVRKFPGYGKLSGKSLDELHAGERVAVLDGKEDPLDFVLWKSAKESEPEDAKWDSAYGRGRPGWHIECSAMCGALLGETFDIHGGGADLQFPHHENEIAQSEGANGQPLARFWMHNGFINIDNEKMSKSLGNFFTIREVLKQYDGETLRFFVARTHYRSPLNYSDLHLDDARASLKRLYTALDLVSPAAAPIDWAQPFAARFKAAMDEDFGTPEAVAVLFELATEVNKTRSAALAGLLKGLGGCLGLLQGDPKAFLQAGAALGEADILALIQARAAAKQAKDFIEADRIRNELLAQGIVLKDSPTGTTWEAAQ from the coding sequence ATGAGTTTGCGCATCTACAACACGCTGTCGCGTGCATTGGAGGAGTTTTCTCCGCTCGAAACCGGCCATGTGCGCATGTATGTGTGCGGCATGACCGTCTACGACCTGTGCCACGTGGGGCATGCGCGCTCGATGGTGGCGTTCGACGTGGTGCAGCGCTGGCTGCGCGCCTCGGGCCTGCGCGTGACCTATGTGCGCAACATCACCGACATCGAGGACAAGATCATCCGGCGCGCCGTGGAGAACGGCGAGAGCATCAAGTCGCTGACCGGCCGCATGATCGACGAGATGTACCGCGACGCCGACGCCCTGGGCGTGGAGCGCCCCACGCACGACCCGCGCGCCACCGACTACGTGCCGCAGATGCTGGACATGGTGCAGACGCTGCAGGACAAGGGCCTGGCCTATGCCACCGAATCGGGCGACGTGAACTACGCGGTGCGCAAGTTCCCCGGCTACGGCAAGCTCAGCGGCAAGTCGCTCGACGAGCTGCATGCGGGCGAGCGCGTGGCCGTGCTCGACGGCAAGGAAGACCCGCTGGATTTCGTGCTCTGGAAATCCGCCAAGGAGAGCGAGCCCGAGGACGCCAAGTGGGACAGCGCCTACGGCCGGGGCCGACCGGGCTGGCACATCGAGTGCTCGGCCATGTGCGGCGCGCTGCTGGGCGAGACCTTCGACATCCATGGCGGCGGCGCCGACCTGCAGTTTCCGCACCACGAGAACGAGATCGCCCAGAGCGAGGGCGCCAACGGCCAGCCGCTGGCGCGCTTCTGGATGCACAACGGCTTCATCAACATCGACAACGAGAAGATGTCCAAGAGCCTGGGCAACTTCTTCACCATCCGCGAGGTGCTCAAGCAGTACGACGGCGAGACGCTGCGCTTCTTCGTGGCTCGCACGCACTACCGCAGCCCGCTCAACTACAGCGACCTGCACCTCGACGACGCGCGCGCCTCGCTCAAGCGGCTGTACACCGCGCTCGATCTCGTCAGCCCGGCCGCCGCGCCCATCGACTGGGCCCAGCCGTTCGCCGCGCGCTTCAAGGCCGCGATGGACGAGGATTTCGGCACGCCCGAGGCGGTGGCCGTGCTGTTCGAGCTGGCCACCGAGGTCAACAAGACGCGCTCTGCCGCGCTGGCCGGGCTGCTGAAAGGCCTGGGCGGCTGCCTCGGCCTGCTGCAGGGCGACCCGAAGGCCTTTTTGCAGGCCGGCGCCGCGCTCGGCGAGGCGGACATCCTGGCGCTGATCCAGGCGCGCGCCGCCGCCAAGCAGGCGAAGGACTTTATCGAGGCCGACCGCATCCGCAACGAACTGCTGGCCCAGGGCATCGTGCTCAAGGATTCGCCCACGGGCACCACCTGGGAGGCGGCGCAGTGA
- a CDS encoding DNA-3-methyladenine glycosylase family protein — protein sequence MAATKKIAIEVFTPDYWEDARKHLTKKDRVMKRLIPAFGDACLESRGDAFTTLARSIVGQQISVKAAQTVWDRFAGLPRRMTPANVLKLKVDDMRASGLSARKIEYLVDLALHFDSGAVSAGNWQSMDDDAIIAELVGIRGIGRWTAEMFLIFHLMRPNVLPLDDVGLISGISKNYFSGDPVSRSDAREVAAAWAPYCSVATWYIWRSLDPLPVAY from the coding sequence ATGGCTGCTACTAAAAAGATAGCAATCGAAGTCTTCACGCCCGACTACTGGGAAGACGCCCGCAAGCACCTGACCAAGAAGGACCGGGTGATGAAGCGGCTGATTCCCGCGTTCGGCGACGCCTGCCTGGAGTCGCGCGGCGACGCCTTCACCACACTGGCGCGCAGCATCGTGGGTCAGCAGATCTCGGTGAAGGCCGCGCAGACGGTGTGGGACCGCTTCGCCGGGCTGCCGCGCCGCATGACGCCCGCCAACGTGCTCAAGCTCAAGGTGGACGACATGCGCGCCTCGGGCCTGTCCGCGCGCAAGATCGAATACCTGGTGGACCTGGCGCTGCACTTCGACAGCGGCGCCGTCTCGGCCGGCAACTGGCAGTCGATGGACGACGACGCCATCATCGCCGAGCTGGTGGGCATCCGCGGCATCGGCCGCTGGACGGCCGAGATGTTCCTGATCTTCCACCTGATGCGACCGAACGTGCTGCCGCTGGACGACGTGGGCCTGATCAGCGGCATCAGCAAGAACTATTTTTCGGGCGACCCGGTCAGCCGCAGCGATGCGCGCGAGGTGGCCGCCGCCTGGGCGCCGTATTGCAGCGTGGCGACTTGGTATATTTGGCGTTCGCTTGACCCACTGCCGGTCGCGTATTAA
- a CDS encoding GNAT family acetyltransferase, producing MTAPAPSSAPSPALAIRPFEAGDEPAVVALWQACGLVRPWNDPHKDIARKLTEQPELFLVGTLAGEVAATAMVGFDGHRGWVYYLAVAPGRQRLSLGRRLMQQAEQLLTARGCPKINLMVRSTNSGVIEFYRKLGYAADDAVPLGKRLIPDL from the coding sequence GTGACGGCCCCGGCGCCTTCATCTGCGCCATCCCCCGCGCTCGCCATCCGGCCCTTCGAGGCCGGGGACGAGCCGGCGGTGGTGGCGCTGTGGCAGGCCTGCGGGCTGGTGCGGCCCTGGAACGATCCGCATAAAGATATCGCGCGCAAGCTCACCGAGCAGCCCGAGCTGTTCCTGGTCGGCACGCTGGCGGGCGAGGTGGCGGCCACGGCCATGGTCGGCTTCGACGGCCACCGCGGCTGGGTCTACTACCTGGCGGTGGCGCCGGGCCGCCAGCGGCTGAGCCTGGGCCGCCGCCTGATGCAGCAGGCCGAGCAGCTGCTGACCGCGCGCGGCTGCCCCAAGATCAACCTGATGGTGCGCAGCACCAACTCCGGCGTGATCGAGTTCTACCGCAAGCTCGGCTACGCGGCCGATGACGCGGTGCCGCTGGGCAAGCGGCTGATCCCCGATCTCTGA
- a CDS encoding UDP-2,3-diacylglucosamine diphosphatase, translating to MSLTVPPIAELQAPASWRTVDFISDLHLQPSEPATVEAWQRYLDTTPADAVFMLGDLFEVWVGDDAALSPGFETACADAMRQAAQRLELFFMHGNRDFLLGTDFLARCGARLLADPTALAFAGQRWLLSHGDALCLDDTDYMAFRAQVRSPAWQQAFLARPLAERQAVARSIRAQSEARKRSGAVYADLDGPAARAWLQAAQAATLIHGHTHRPADHDLGAALRRVVLSDWDAAAEPPRAQALRLTAAGLQRLEVR from the coding sequence ATGTCCCTGACCGTGCCGCCGATCGCGGAGCTGCAGGCGCCCGCGAGCTGGCGCACGGTCGACTTCATCTCGGACCTGCACCTGCAGCCGTCCGAGCCCGCCACCGTCGAGGCCTGGCAGCGCTACCTTGACACCACCCCGGCCGATGCCGTGTTCATGCTCGGCGACCTGTTCGAGGTCTGGGTCGGCGACGACGCCGCGCTGTCGCCGGGCTTCGAGACGGCATGCGCCGACGCGATGCGCCAGGCTGCACAGCGGCTCGAGCTGTTCTTCATGCACGGCAACCGCGACTTCCTGCTGGGCACTGATTTCCTCGCGCGCTGCGGCGCGCGCCTGCTCGCCGACCCCACCGCCCTCGCCTTCGCCGGCCAGCGCTGGCTGCTGTCGCATGGCGACGCGCTGTGCCTGGACGACACCGACTACATGGCCTTTCGCGCCCAGGTGCGCAGCCCCGCCTGGCAGCAGGCCTTCCTGGCCCGGCCGCTGGCCGAGCGCCAGGCCGTCGCGCGCTCGATCCGCGCGCAAAGCGAGGCCCGCAAGCGCTCGGGCGCGGTCTATGCCGACTTAGACGGCCCGGCCGCGCGCGCCTGGCTGCAGGCCGCCCAGGCCGCCACGCTGATCCACGGCCACACCCACCGGCCGGCCGACCACGACCTCGGCGCCGCGCTGCGGCGCGTGGTGCTGAGCGATTGGGACGCCGCCGCCGAGCCGCCGCGCGCGCAGGCGCTGCGCCTCACGGCCGCCGGGCTGCAGCGCCTCGAGGTGCGCTGA